The following proteins are encoded in a genomic region of Micromonospora olivasterospora:
- a CDS encoding ATP-binding protein, producing the protein MMPGIFVGRTAELALLQKRLDRLRTGSAGLAVTIRGRRQVGKSRLVQEFCNRAEVPYLFYAATKGASSTEAISTFLAELRDSPLPTNPDLVPISAGGWPDAFRSLASVLPDVPSVVVIDEVPWLAEQDALFDGALQTAWDRLLSTKPVLLLLLGSDVHMMERLTAYDRPFFGRADALVLGPLSPAETARALDLSGADAIDAHLICGGLPGIIRAWPPAKPPLAFLEEECADPASVVFSIPEAALLAEFPAPDQARRVLEAIGGGDRAYANIASTAGGAQSPLASGLLSPLLRRLVEEKRVLAVDEPLSTKPSRPALYRVADSNLRLYLAILRGAQEQARRGRPEAAFKLVQRRWKGWRGRAVEPLIRESLELAAIAGSLPWSDVQAVGGWWNRQFNPEIDIIGADRAPVAQTVYFAGSIKWLSSPFDARDLAELAAGAAQVPGFDHSRCGLVIVSLSGVSPQVDPTKADVVWGPSEILSAWRG; encoded by the coding sequence ATGATGCCGGGAATCTTCGTCGGTCGAACGGCCGAACTTGCCTTGTTGCAGAAGCGGCTGGACCGGCTCCGAACAGGGAGTGCCGGACTGGCGGTCACCATCCGGGGCCGGCGCCAGGTGGGCAAATCGCGGCTCGTCCAGGAGTTCTGCAACCGCGCTGAGGTGCCTTACCTCTTCTACGCCGCAACCAAGGGCGCGTCCTCTACCGAGGCGATCTCCACCTTCCTGGCCGAGTTGCGTGATTCACCGCTGCCGACGAACCCGGATTTGGTGCCGATATCCGCCGGAGGTTGGCCAGACGCCTTCCGGTCGCTAGCCTCTGTCCTCCCGGACGTCCCATCCGTGGTCGTTATCGACGAGGTTCCATGGCTTGCCGAGCAGGATGCGCTCTTCGACGGCGCGTTGCAGACGGCTTGGGACCGGCTACTGTCCACCAAGCCCGTACTCCTTCTGCTCCTAGGCAGCGACGTCCACATGATGGAGCGGCTGACCGCATACGACCGGCCGTTTTTCGGCCGCGCCGACGCGCTCGTGCTCGGGCCGCTGAGCCCGGCGGAGACGGCGCGCGCGCTGGATCTCAGCGGGGCAGATGCAATTGATGCGCATCTGATCTGCGGAGGTCTCCCGGGGATCATTAGGGCCTGGCCACCGGCCAAGCCGCCGCTGGCCTTCCTCGAGGAGGAGTGCGCCGATCCGGCCTCGGTCGTCTTCAGCATCCCGGAAGCGGCGCTGCTGGCCGAGTTCCCCGCGCCGGACCAGGCACGCCGCGTCCTTGAGGCAATCGGTGGCGGCGATCGGGCCTATGCCAACATCGCCTCGACGGCAGGCGGTGCCCAATCTCCGCTCGCGTCCGGTCTGCTCTCCCCTCTCCTGCGCCGGCTGGTGGAGGAAAAGAGGGTGCTGGCCGTCGACGAGCCGCTGTCGACGAAGCCGAGCAGACCGGCGTTGTATCGAGTCGCCGACAGCAACTTACGCCTGTACCTGGCGATTCTCCGTGGCGCGCAGGAACAGGCCCGTCGAGGCCGCCCGGAGGCAGCATTCAAACTCGTCCAGCGGCGCTGGAAGGGATGGCGTGGCCGCGCCGTCGAACCGCTTATCCGAGAGTCCCTGGAACTCGCCGCGATCGCCGGAAGCCTGCCCTGGTCAGACGTGCAGGCGGTTGGGGGTTGGTGGAACCGCCAGTTCAACCCGGAGATCGACATCATTGGCGCGGACCGGGCGCCGGTGGCTCAGACCGTCTACTTCGCGGGTTCGATTAAGTGGCTCAGCAGTCCTTTCGACGCGCGCGACCTTGCCGAACTGGCGGCGGGCGCGGCACAGGTGCCCGGCTTCGACCACAGCCGTTGCGGGCTCGTGATCGTCTCCCTCAGCGGCGTGTCGCCACAGGTCGACCCGACGAAAGCGGATGTGGTGTGGGGTCCTTCGGAGATCTTGTCGGCCTGGCGGGGGTAA
- the iolC gene encoding 5-dehydro-2-deoxygluconokinase, whose product MRLAIVPECKDKHVDQYDVVTVGRIGVDLYPEQSGVGLDEVETFRKFLGGSATNVAVAAARLGNRAAVVTGVGGDPFGSFAVRALERFGVATEFVKTVPDLATPITFCELFPPDDFPLYFYRAPVAPDLMIGEDDLDRAAISEARLLWLTASGLSREPSRSAHHAIARARRDRPGLTVLDLDYRPTFWPSPDEAAARIAELLPYVDVALGNAQECAVAVGPGSPDELAARLHERGVELAIVKQGPDGVLGSRAGDVVHVAVTPVAVVNGLGAGDAFGGVVCHGLLHDWELAEMLEIAGRAGAHVVGRLGCADEMPVLADLLAPTPEA is encoded by the coding sequence GTGAGACTTGCGATCGTGCCTGAATGTAAAGACAAACACGTCGACCAGTACGACGTCGTCACTGTAGGGCGGATCGGCGTCGACCTGTACCCCGAGCAGTCCGGAGTCGGGCTCGACGAGGTGGAGACATTCCGCAAGTTCCTGGGCGGCAGTGCCACCAATGTCGCGGTTGCTGCGGCCCGGCTCGGCAACCGGGCGGCGGTCGTCACGGGTGTCGGGGGCGACCCGTTCGGCTCCTTCGCCGTCCGCGCCCTGGAGCGCTTCGGCGTGGCGACGGAGTTCGTGAAGACGGTGCCGGACCTGGCGACGCCGATCACGTTCTGCGAGCTGTTCCCGCCCGACGACTTCCCGCTGTACTTCTACCGGGCGCCTGTCGCGCCGGATCTGATGATCGGGGAGGACGACCTGGATCGTGCCGCGATCAGCGAGGCTCGACTGCTGTGGCTGACGGCCAGCGGGCTGAGTCGTGAGCCCAGCCGGAGCGCTCACCATGCGATCGCGCGTGCCCGGCGGGACCGGCCGGGGCTCACCGTCCTCGACCTCGACTACCGCCCAACCTTCTGGCCGTCGCCGGATGAGGCGGCGGCACGGATCGCGGAGCTGCTGCCCTACGTCGACGTTGCTCTCGGCAACGCCCAGGAGTGTGCGGTCGCCGTAGGCCCCGGGAGTCCGGACGAACTGGCGGCCCGCCTCCACGAGCGCGGCGTCGAACTCGCGATCGTGAAGCAAGGGCCGGATGGCGTGCTCGGTTCGCGAGCCGGCGACGTCGTCCACGTCGCCGTGACGCCCGTGGCCGTGGTCAACGGACTCGGGGCGGGTGACGCGTTCGGCGGCGTCGTATGCCACGGGCTCCTGCACGACTGGGAACTCGCGGAGATGCTCGAGATCGCCGGTCGCGCCGGGGCCCACGTGGTCGGTCGTCTCGGATGCGCCGACGAGATGCCGGTGCTCGCCGATCTCCTTGCGCCAACCCCAGAAGCCTGA
- a CDS encoding MFS transporter, producing MPAGLFPRYAAVLIALLAASSAPTPLYPLYQQQWKLSELTISVVFAVYPVGLLLALLLAGAQSDRYGRKPVTVIALIVQAVAMLLLAVAAGPGLLIAARAVQGIATGVAIGAAGAALLDLEAPGRPGRGALANSVAPPAGMALGVVAATVLVYLRPENTVMIYLALAVLFIAGAAMLLTGPEPRLRPPGSMRPSTPATATATTGATHINSAPPRRQLRVPATARRELRILAAAMVAVWALGGFYSSLGPSLLLHIAPDLPLAAGGLIFLAVTVTAVPAVLLTRAAPRAAVRVGSLAVPLAAVLTVAALHGGGPPALLGGAVLAGAAFGMVNQGSVRIITAPVGERHRAAVVAVCSIVNYLAMSLPAVAVGAVARTSGLATATHVYAVGTVLLGLAASVVLALAPRSIPNTEGH from the coding sequence ATGCCAGCGGGACTCTTCCCCCGGTACGCGGCGGTGCTCATCGCACTGCTGGCCGCCTCCAGCGCGCCGACCCCGCTCTACCCGCTCTACCAGCAGCAATGGAAACTCTCGGAACTCACGATCAGCGTCGTCTTCGCCGTCTACCCCGTGGGGTTGCTGCTGGCGTTGCTGCTCGCCGGCGCCCAGTCCGACCGCTACGGCCGTAAACCGGTCACCGTGATCGCTCTGATCGTCCAGGCGGTCGCGATGCTGCTGCTGGCTGTTGCCGCCGGGCCTGGCCTGCTGATCGCCGCGCGGGCCGTACAGGGAATCGCCACCGGCGTGGCCATCGGGGCGGCCGGCGCCGCCCTGCTGGACCTCGAAGCCCCCGGTCGCCCGGGACGCGGTGCGCTGGCCAACAGCGTCGCACCTCCCGCAGGGATGGCGCTCGGCGTCGTAGCCGCGACCGTGCTCGTCTACCTCCGCCCTGAGAACACCGTGATGATCTACCTCGCCCTGGCGGTCCTGTTCATCGCCGGGGCAGCGATGCTCCTCACAGGGCCAGAGCCGCGACTTCGACCGCCCGGCTCCATGCGGCCGTCCACCCCCGCCACGGCGACTGCGACGACCGGCGCAACGCACATCAACTCGGCCCCACCGCGCCGTCAGCTCCGGGTGCCCGCGACGGCTCGCCGCGAACTGCGGATCCTGGCCGCGGCGATGGTGGCGGTCTGGGCGCTCGGCGGCTTCTACTCCTCGCTCGGCCCGTCCCTGCTGCTGCACATCGCCCCGGACCTGCCCCTCGCGGCAGGCGGCCTGATCTTCCTCGCTGTGACGGTCACCGCCGTACCGGCTGTGCTGCTCACCAGAGCGGCACCCCGCGCGGCAGTTCGGGTCGGCAGCCTGGCCGTACCCCTCGCCGCGGTACTGACCGTGGCCGCTCTGCACGGCGGCGGACCGCCCGCGCTGCTCGGCGGGGCGGTACTGGCCGGCGCCGCGTTCGGCATGGTCAACCAGGGCAGCGTACGCATCATCACCGCACCGGTCGGCGAGCGCCACCGAGCCGCGGTCGTCGCCGTGTGCTCCATCGTCAACTACCTGGCGATGAGCCTGCCCGCCGTCGCGGTGGGCGCCGTCGCCCGCACGTCCGGTCTCGCCACCGCCACGCACGTCTACGCCGTGGGCACCGTCCTGCTCGGACTCGCCGCCTCGGTGGTGCTCGCCCTGGCTCCCCGTTCGATCCCCAACACCGAAGGACACTGA
- a CDS encoding MBL fold metallo-hydrolase — MTATWTVGSITIHRIDELLLAPQTGRWLLPDATPDLVARQDWLRPDFASPDAELRLHSHSFAVETEGLRVLVDTGIGNGKSRANPAWHNLDTTYRDNLRSVGFTPDSVDLVVLTHLHTDHVGWNTHEVNGTWVPTFGNARHITSRVEREFWAGYAMDAPRRQMFEDSVLPVEQAGLLEPVEVPGDGIEIAPGLRLLPTPGHTPGHISVHLSSAGETALISGDALHHPVQLAHPSLSSCVDIDATQAEATRRRLLASLAGTGTLLLGSHFPAPTGGHVLPEGDAYRLGHQAKAAVPASS, encoded by the coding sequence ATGACCGCCACCTGGACCGTAGGCTCCATCACCATCCACCGCATCGACGAACTGCTGCTCGCCCCACAGACCGGGCGGTGGCTGCTGCCGGACGCGACCCCCGACCTGGTCGCCCGGCAGGACTGGCTACGCCCCGACTTCGCCAGCCCCGACGCCGAGCTGCGCCTGCACAGCCACAGCTTCGCCGTCGAGACCGAAGGACTGCGGGTGCTCGTCGACACCGGCATCGGCAACGGCAAGAGCCGCGCCAACCCGGCCTGGCACAACCTCGACACCACCTACCGGGACAACCTGCGTAGCGTCGGCTTCACGCCGGACTCCGTCGACCTGGTCGTGCTGACCCACCTGCACACCGACCACGTCGGCTGGAACACCCACGAGGTCAACGGAACCTGGGTTCCCACCTTCGGCAACGCCCGCCACATCACCTCCCGCGTGGAGCGCGAATTCTGGGCCGGGTACGCAATGGACGCGCCGCGCCGGCAGATGTTCGAGGACTCGGTGCTCCCGGTGGAACAGGCCGGTCTGCTCGAGCCCGTCGAGGTCCCCGGCGACGGGATCGAGATCGCCCCGGGGCTGCGGCTGCTACCCACCCCCGGCCACACCCCCGGCCACATCTCCGTCCACCTCAGCAGTGCGGGAGAGACAGCACTGATCTCGGGCGACGCCCTCCACCACCCCGTCCAGTTGGCCCATCCCTCGCTGAGCTCCTGCGTCGACATCGACGCAACCCAGGCCGAGGCCACCCGCCGACGGCTGCTCGCCTCACTCGCCGGCACCGGCACCCTTCTACTGGGCAGCCACTTCCCCGCTCCGACCGGCGGACACGTGCTGCCTGAGGGCGACGCCTACCGCCTCGGGCATCAGGCGAAGGCGGCAGTCCCGGCATCGAGTTGA
- a CDS encoding GntR family transcriptional regulator, which produces MTNPLQIVVDRSSPIPLYFQVAEQIEAAINQGVLTPGEKVENEVTLAAELGLSRPTMRQAIQTLVNKGLVVRKRGVGTQVVQSKVRRSVGLTSLYDDLASANQDPRSEILRLERIVADEPACTALALDSGDKVWHLRRLRFIGEEPLAIMTNYIPATVADLESFDLENGGLYGSLRQHGVHMQVARQRIGARRAEGDEARLLRQARGAPLLTMSRTSYDSAGRIVEYCNHVYRPDLYSFETTLVDR; this is translated from the coding sequence GTGACCAACCCGCTCCAGATCGTCGTCGACCGCTCGAGCCCGATCCCGCTGTACTTCCAGGTGGCCGAGCAGATCGAGGCCGCCATCAATCAGGGCGTGCTCACCCCGGGCGAGAAGGTCGAGAACGAGGTCACGCTTGCCGCAGAGTTGGGCCTGTCGCGCCCCACCATGCGACAGGCGATCCAGACGCTGGTGAACAAGGGCCTGGTCGTGCGAAAGAGGGGCGTGGGCACGCAGGTCGTACAGAGCAAGGTGCGTCGCTCGGTCGGGCTCACCAGCCTGTACGATGACCTTGCCTCGGCGAACCAGGATCCGCGCAGCGAAATCCTGCGCCTGGAGCGGATCGTCGCCGATGAACCGGCGTGCACGGCCCTCGCGCTCGACTCCGGCGACAAGGTCTGGCATCTGAGGCGGCTACGTTTCATCGGCGAGGAACCGCTCGCCATCATGACCAACTACATCCCGGCAACGGTTGCGGATCTGGAGTCGTTCGACCTCGAGAACGGCGGACTGTATGGCTCATTGCGCCAACACGGCGTCCATATGCAAGTCGCCCGTCAACGCATCGGAGCCAGGCGCGCCGAAGGCGACGAAGCGCGCCTCCTCCGCCAGGCACGTGGCGCGCCTCTGCTGACCATGAGCCGCACCAGCTACGACAGTGCCGGAAGGATCGTCGAGTACTGCAACCACGTATACCGACCCGACCTCTACTCGTTCGAGACCACACTCGTCGACCGCTGA
- a CDS encoding transposase family protein, giving the protein MQVAARTAGTPEACPQCGQLSDRVHAYHQRQLADLPVGGRAVIVHARVRRLVCAAGSCSQRTFREQVPVLAQRWARRTRQLTSVKRSAVSYVWISVTSAVVSSQVPSVAGSNRELPVQPHFTPLDRRRWSPGRSGCAGVLRRGRRGGTGCGT; this is encoded by the coding sequence GTGCAGGTCGCGGCCCGAACGGCGGGGACGCCGGAGGCCTGCCCGCAGTGCGGGCAGCTCAGCGACCGCGTCCACGCCTATCATCAGCGGCAGCTGGCTGATCTCCCGGTCGGCGGGCGGGCAGTGATCGTGCATGCACGGGTTCGCCGGCTGGTCTGCGCGGCGGGGTCCTGTTCGCAGCGGACGTTCCGGGAGCAGGTGCCCGTGCTGGCGCAGCGGTGGGCGCGGCGGACCCGGCAGCTGACGTCGGTCAAGCGGTCTGCGGTGTCGTACGTGTGGATCTCCGTAACGTCGGCCGTGGTCTCGTCGCAGGTGCCGTCCGTGGCCGGGTCGAATCGGGAGCTACCGGTCCAACCTCACTTCACCCCTCTTGACCGCCGGCGTTGGTCGCCCGGTCGATCAGGGTGCGCAGGTGTGCTTCGCCGAGGCCGTCGGGGCGGAACAGGATGCGGTACATGA
- a CDS encoding class I SAM-dependent methyltransferase, whose protein sequence is MLQALSAPECAAGTASIDRLRLAPVPLVPEVRLVMAEDAIVLWARLEAEAGHVLPPPFWASAWTGGQALARYILDHPDTVAGCHVLDVASGSGLVAIAAAIAGAAGVTANDIDPYSIAAINANAHANGVELTLSSRDLLDGDVDGMDVVLAGDALYHPSVAARMLPFLARVVAKGARVLVGDPDRGHVPHDWLERVATYEMPISGAPEDAQLHLTSVLKPRRDKVDDRRGPATPLRRESHHCRTRE, encoded by the coding sequence GTGTTGCAAGCGCTGTCCGCCCCCGAGTGCGCGGCCGGGACCGCCAGCATCGACCGGCTCCGGCTGGCCCCGGTGCCGCTGGTGCCAGAGGTGCGACTGGTCATGGCCGAGGACGCGATCGTCCTCTGGGCCCGACTCGAAGCCGAAGCGGGCCACGTCCTCCCGCCGCCGTTCTGGGCGTCGGCCTGGACCGGCGGACAGGCTCTCGCGCGTTACATCCTCGATCACCCGGACACCGTGGCCGGTTGCCATGTCCTCGACGTCGCATCCGGCTCCGGGCTGGTCGCTATCGCCGCAGCGATAGCCGGCGCCGCCGGAGTCACCGCCAACGACATCGACCCCTACTCGATCGCGGCAATCAACGCCAACGCCCACGCCAACGGCGTCGAGTTGACCCTGTCGTCGAGAGACCTGCTTGACGGCGACGTTGACGGCATGGATGTGGTGTTGGCCGGTGACGCGCTCTACCACCCGTCTGTGGCGGCCCGGATGCTGCCGTTCCTCGCCCGCGTCGTCGCGAAGGGCGCTCGGGTCCTTGTTGGCGATCCGGACCGGGGCCACGTTCCCCATGACTGGCTGGAGCGGGTGGCGACGTACGAGATGCCGATAAGCGGCGCTCCGGAAGACGCGCAGCTTCACCTGACGAGCGTGCTCAAGCCACGACGCGACAAGGTGGACGACCGGCGGGGCCCGGCCACACCGCTGCGGCGTGAATCCCATCACTGCCGTACCCGTGAGTGA
- a CDS encoding SDR family oxidoreductase — protein sequence MTADNITETGQYGIDPTRLETCLSVFEALEDLPPDHPDVVRVQRATAKLYKVIKQRRRKEQRDAIAAADRAVTAATATGAPGRIDDETQGNPLASPTVGATAGFLHNPRGCYVCKQRYREVDAFYHQLCPPCAALNRERRNARTDLTGRRALLTGGRAKIGMYIALRLLRDGAHTTVTTRFPHDAARRFAAMPDSADWLHRLRIVGIDLRDPAQVIALADSVSGQGPLDILINNAAQTVRRTPGAYAQLVASEVAALPDGPLPEMITFAKPAGRGNPAGSLIGSPKSPAISPHALTALALTSGSASPERIAAASAIDAGGLVPDLDPVNSWVQRVHEVDPVELLEVQLCNVTAPFVLVSRLRPAMAAATARRKYVVNVSAMEGQFARGYKGPGHPHTNMAKAALNMLTRTSAQEMLADGILMTSVDTGWITDERPHPTKMRLADAGFHAPLDLVDGAARVYDPIVRGEQGEDLYGCFLKDYAPCAW from the coding sequence ATGACGGCGGACAATATTACGGAAACCGGTCAATACGGCATTGATCCGACCCGGCTGGAGACCTGTCTCAGCGTCTTTGAGGCGTTGGAGGACCTTCCTCCCGATCACCCCGACGTGGTGCGGGTGCAGCGGGCCACAGCGAAGCTCTACAAGGTGATCAAGCAGCGGCGACGCAAGGAACAGCGGGATGCCATCGCGGCGGCCGACCGCGCGGTGACGGCGGCCACCGCCACCGGCGCCCCGGGCCGGATCGACGACGAGACCCAGGGCAACCCGCTCGCCTCCCCCACCGTGGGTGCCACGGCCGGCTTCCTGCACAATCCGCGCGGCTGCTACGTCTGCAAGCAGCGCTACCGCGAGGTGGACGCCTTCTACCACCAACTCTGCCCGCCCTGCGCCGCGCTCAACCGGGAGCGCCGGAACGCCCGCACCGACCTGACCGGCCGGCGCGCGCTGCTCACCGGCGGCCGGGCGAAGATCGGCATGTACATCGCGCTGCGGCTGCTGCGCGACGGCGCGCACACCACGGTCACCACACGGTTTCCCCACGACGCGGCCCGCCGATTCGCCGCGATGCCCGACAGCGCGGACTGGCTCCACCGCCTGCGGATCGTCGGGATCGACCTACGCGACCCCGCCCAGGTGATCGCCCTCGCTGACTCGGTCAGCGGCCAGGGACCACTCGACATCCTGATCAACAACGCGGCGCAGACCGTCCGCCGCACGCCCGGGGCGTACGCGCAACTCGTCGCCAGCGAGGTGGCGGCCCTGCCGGACGGCCCGCTGCCGGAGATGATCACGTTCGCCAAACCGGCCGGCCGGGGCAACCCTGCGGGCAGCCTGATCGGCTCACCGAAGTCGCCCGCGATCTCCCCGCACGCGCTCACCGCGCTGGCGTTGACCAGCGGCTCCGCCTCGCCGGAACGGATCGCGGCAGCCAGCGCCATCGACGCCGGCGGTCTGGTGCCGGACCTTGACCCGGTCAACAGTTGGGTGCAGCGGGTGCACGAGGTGGACCCGGTCGAGCTGCTTGAAGTGCAGTTGTGCAACGTGACCGCGCCGTTCGTGCTGGTCAGCCGGCTACGACCGGCGATGGCCGCAGCGACCGCCCGCCGCAAGTACGTGGTGAACGTGTCGGCGATGGAGGGCCAGTTCGCCCGCGGTTACAAGGGGCCAGGGCACCCGCACACCAACATGGCCAAGGCCGCGCTGAACATGCTGACCCGGACCAGCGCACAGGAGATGCTGGCCGACGGCATCCTCATGACCAGCGTCGACACTGGCTGGATCACCGACGAGCGGCCCCACCCGACGAAGATGCGGCTGGCGGACGCCGGCTTCCACGCCCCGCTGGACCTAGTCGACGGCGCGGCCCGCGTTTACGACCCGATCGTCCGCGGCGAACAGGGCGAAGACTTGTACGGCTGCTTCCTCAAGGACTACGCGCCCTGCGCCTGGTGA
- a CDS encoding tyrosine-type recombinase/integrase, protein MSGHYWIFRSSPSGGSSGLSRTWAGFLRDWDRSLRAGNYPQTTRYNYLLAAAQLGRYLGEHSPDPDAEDAADDPCPVTRAHVEAFQAWMIDTRSASTALNKHKGLQQFFKWLLVDEQAIDRSPMERVRQPKTPRKLIPVVCDEDTGKLLDACKGKGFANLRDEALIRLYCNTRCSAVRSRQPPRCLARLHVSCRVNRASSRAIGPAARRRAVLMECPDAEATVRAPSPSASPRR, encoded by the coding sequence TTGTCAGGTCACTACTGGATCTTCAGAAGCTCACCGTCGGGGGGCTCCTCGGGACTGTCCCGGACCTGGGCCGGGTTCCTTCGGGACTGGGACCGGTCGCTGCGGGCCGGGAACTACCCGCAGACCACCCGCTACAACTACTTGCTCGCCGCCGCGCAACTTGGCCGCTATCTGGGGGAGCACTCGCCGGACCCGGATGCCGAGGACGCGGCCGACGACCCGTGTCCGGTGACGCGGGCGCACGTGGAGGCGTTCCAGGCGTGGATGATCGACACCAGGTCCGCGTCGACGGCGTTGAACAAGCACAAGGGGTTGCAGCAGTTCTTCAAGTGGCTGCTCGTTGACGAGCAGGCCATCGACCGGTCGCCGATGGAGCGGGTGCGGCAGCCGAAGACGCCCCGGAAGCTGATCCCGGTAGTGTGCGACGAGGACACCGGCAAGCTCCTCGACGCGTGCAAGGGCAAGGGCTTCGCCAATCTGCGCGACGAGGCGTTGATCCGGCTGTACTGCAACACCCGGTGCTCGGCTGTCCGAAGTCGGCAACCTCCTCGTTGCCTCGCAAGGCTGCACGTCAGCTGCCGCGTGAATCGAGCCAGTTCCCGGGCAATCGGCCCGGCCGCACGCCGCCGAGCCGTTCTCATGGAGTGCCCCGACGCCGAGGCGACGGTGCGCGCACCCTCGCCCTCGGCGTCGCCGCGTCGGTAG
- a CDS encoding TetR/AcrR family transcriptional regulator — protein sequence MSRKPMARPGGRSTRVQRSVHDAVRALLAETDRDNLTVPMIAARAGVTPSTIYRRWGDLQELLSDVAVERLRPEAAPDDHGSFTEDLAAWAESFLDEMSSPPGKAYIRDALLGDPDGTNAGQCSAYAAEQINIILARATERQEPTPPLEAVMDQLVAPIMYRILFRPDGLGEAHLRTLIDRATNAGGQEG from the coding sequence ATGAGCCGCAAGCCCATGGCACGCCCCGGTGGCCGCAGCACCCGCGTCCAGAGGTCGGTCCACGACGCGGTGCGCGCCCTGCTGGCCGAGACCGACCGCGACAACCTGACCGTCCCGATGATCGCCGCTCGGGCCGGTGTCACCCCCTCGACCATCTACCGGCGCTGGGGTGACCTGCAGGAACTGCTGTCGGACGTGGCCGTCGAACGGCTGCGGCCCGAGGCGGCGCCCGACGACCACGGCTCCTTCACGGAAGATCTCGCCGCCTGGGCCGAGTCCTTCCTCGACGAGATGTCCTCACCACCGGGGAAGGCCTACATCCGGGACGCACTGCTCGGCGATCCCGACGGCACCAACGCCGGGCAGTGCTCCGCCTACGCCGCAGAGCAGATCAACATCATCCTCGCCCGCGCCACCGAACGGCAGGAACCGACACCGCCCCTGGAGGCGGTCATGGACCAACTGGTCGCGCCGATCATGTACCGCATCCTGTTCCGCCCCGACGGCCTCGGCGAAGCACACCTGCGCACCCTGATCGACCGGGCGACCAACGCCGGCGGTCAAGAGGGGTGA
- a CDS encoding amidase, producing MQLPDLSLTELAAAIQARELSPVEVVDAVLERAERTEPQLNAYSAIDADGAREAARAAERALAAGRDAGPLAGIPVGIKDLIDIEGRPTGAGSGVRDGHRAEKDSAVVSSLRDAGAIMLGKTHTHEFAYGLITPQTRNAVNGDRVAGGSSGGSAAAVAAGSATFALGTDTGGSIRVPAALNGVVGLKPTYDLVPRQGVTSLSWSLDHVGPITRTVADAALALSALTGRRAALHTELRGIRVGVPRNYYFDRLDPQVERAVLAAVDKLAALGATLVDVDIPMTRYLVPAQSVIMLAEASAYHEHTLRAAADLYGEDVRGLLEAGGLLGAGEYLRGQRARTLVREAWSGLFTEVDVLAAPTVPITAVPIGQESIVWPNGEMESVTDAYVRLCAPANLTGFPALSVPVGLDEDALPIGLQLIGAPFTEDVLLRVGLAHEEATG from the coding sequence ATGCAGCTGCCTGACCTGTCGCTTACCGAACTCGCCGCCGCGATCCAGGCTCGCGAACTCTCGCCCGTCGAGGTGGTCGACGCCGTGCTGGAGCGCGCCGAGCGCACGGAGCCCCAGCTCAACGCGTACTCCGCGATCGACGCCGACGGAGCGCGCGAGGCGGCGCGCGCGGCCGAACGCGCGCTGGCCGCCGGCCGGGACGCTGGCCCGCTCGCCGGCATCCCGGTCGGCATCAAGGACCTCATCGACATCGAGGGCAGACCCACCGGTGCGGGCTCCGGGGTGCGCGACGGCCACCGCGCCGAGAAGGACAGCGCGGTGGTGTCGAGCCTGCGCGACGCTGGGGCGATCATGCTCGGCAAGACCCACACCCACGAGTTCGCCTACGGTCTGATCACGCCGCAGACGCGCAACGCCGTCAACGGCGACAGGGTGGCCGGCGGATCCAGCGGAGGGTCCGCGGCAGCCGTGGCCGCGGGCAGCGCCACCTTCGCCCTCGGCACCGACACCGGCGGCTCGATCCGCGTCCCGGCCGCCCTCAACGGCGTGGTGGGCCTCAAGCCGACGTACGACCTCGTGCCCCGCCAGGGCGTGACGTCACTGTCGTGGTCCCTGGACCACGTCGGACCGATCACGCGTACGGTCGCCGACGCCGCTCTCGCCCTCTCCGCCCTCACCGGGCGCCGCGCCGCGCTGCACACCGAATTGCGCGGAATTCGCGTGGGCGTGCCGCGGAACTACTACTTCGACCGGCTCGACCCGCAGGTCGAGAGGGCGGTGCTCGCCGCCGTCGACAAGCTCGCCGCGCTGGGCGCCACCCTCGTCGACGTGGACATCCCGATGACGCGCTACCTCGTCCCCGCGCAGTCAGTGATCATGCTGGCCGAGGCGAGCGCCTACCACGAGCACACCCTGCGCGCCGCCGCCGACCTGTACGGCGAGGACGTCCGCGGCCTGCTCGAAGCCGGCGGGCTGCTGGGCGCCGGCGAATACCTGCGCGGCCAGCGTGCCCGCACCCTGGTCCGGGAGGCATGGTCAGGGCTGTTCACCGAGGTCGACGTCCTCGCCGCTCCGACCGTGCCGATCACCGCGGTTCCGATCGGGCAGGAGAGCATCGTCTGGCCGAACGGGGAGATGGAGAGCGTGACGGACGCGTACGTGCGGCTCTGTGCTCCCGCGAACCTGACCGGTTTTCCGGCTCTGAGCGTTCCGGTTGGCCTCGACGAGGACGCCCTGCCGATTGGCCTGCAGCTGATCGGAGCACCCTTCACCGAGGACGTCCTGCTGCGCGTCGGTCTGGCCCACGAGGAGGCTACCGGTTAA